A single window of Nitrospirota bacterium DNA harbors:
- a CDS encoding heavy-metal-associated domain-containing protein, with protein sequence SCKHCMEAVNNTVKGLPGILSISIQTGADPSDVDISYESNNVSFEKIRGSIVELGYPVNGYIIHEHNHSHGKVVHNHPHRHAHKEKVHSHSHDS encoded by the coding sequence TATCATGCAAACATTGCATGGAGGCTGTAAATAATACAGTTAAGGGACTTCCAGGAATACTCTCCATATCAATCCAGACAGGGGCAGACCCGTCTGATGTAGATATCTCATATGAATCAAATAATGTGAGTTTTGAGAAGATCCGCGGATCAATAGTTGAGTTGGGTTATCCAGTCAATGGATACATAATCCACGAACATAACCATTCCCATGGGAAGGTAGTCCATAATCACCCGCACAGGCATGCACATAAAGAGAAAGTACATAGCCATTCTCATGATTCATAA